Proteins encoded by one window of bacterium:
- the rsmH gene encoding 16S rRNA (cytosine(1402)-N(4))-methyltransferase RsmH codes for MYIHQPVLLKEVLDFLQCADGMVYVDGTTGEGGHAEQILERSSPTGRLIGIDLDEHILRKAAERLERFGSRVRLIRNNFKNIRDILNGLGVSRVDGILLDLGFSSFHLESRDRGFSFQQDAPLDMRLDQSNPLTAAAIVNRSGEAELADIIRQYGEERWSRRIARAIVLYRQKAPISTTGQLAEIVRSAIPARFRSGKIDAATRTFQALRIAVNQELERLDQAIRDAVDFLRPGARICVISFHSLEDRIVKRSFRSLARSQEPPSLDRIGGLPLSPVSPVGPVLRVLTQKPIVPTEEEIRANIRARSAKLRVAEKW; via the coding sequence ATGTACATTCACCAGCCCGTGTTGTTAAAGGAAGTTCTCGATTTTCTTCAGTGTGCTGACGGGATGGTTTACGTCGATGGCACAACAGGTGAAGGAGGGCACGCAGAGCAGATTCTGGAGAGAAGTTCTCCCACCGGCAGGTTGATCGGGATCGATCTTGATGAGCATATCCTGCGCAAGGCAGCCGAGCGGCTTGAGAGATTTGGCTCAAGGGTCCGGCTTATCCGGAATAATTTCAAAAATATCAGAGACATCCTGAACGGCCTTGGAGTTTCTCGGGTTGACGGAATTCTCCTCGATCTTGGATTTTCCAGTTTCCATCTGGAAAGCCGGGATCGGGGCTTCAGTTTTCAACAAGATGCACCCCTGGACATGCGCCTTGACCAGAGCAATCCCCTGACCGCAGCGGCGATTGTCAACCGGTCTGGCGAAGCGGAGCTGGCCGATATCATCCGGCAGTACGGCGAAGAGAGGTGGAGCCGGAGAATCGCCCGGGCGATCGTACTGTATCGGCAAAAAGCTCCCATTTCCACGACCGGGCAACTGGCGGAAATTGTAAGATCAGCCATTCCAGCACGGTTTCGCTCCGGGAAAATAGATGCTGCTACCAGAACCTTTCAGGCGCTGCGTATTGCGGTCAACCAGGAGCTTGAGAGACTGGATCAGGCTATCAGGGATGCTGTTGATTTTCTCAGGCCGGGAGCACGGATATGTGTCATATCTTTCCATTCGCTGGAGGACCGGATTGTCAAGAGGAGCTTTCGAAGTCTTGCCCGCAGCCAGGAGCCTCCATCCCTGGACAGGATAGGTGGATTGCCGCTGAGTCCGGTGTCCCCGGTGGGGCCGGTGCTCAGGGTATTGACTCAAAAGCCCATTGTACCCACGGAAGAAGAGATCCGGGCCAATATACGAGCGCGAAGCGCAAAACTCAGAGTGGCTGAAAAATGGTAG
- the mraZ gene encoding division/cell wall cluster transcriptional repressor MraZ has translation MFIGRYEHSLDSKGRISVPAKIRDTLREDYKDERLILTCYEHYLVAYPVQEWLQIGQKIRQAPNMEQGVSDFMRILFSNASEVSFDRQGRILIPPQMRAKAAIDKDVVMVGVMNKIEIWAQDKWLEYENTVQLDRARLASFGI, from the coding sequence GTGTTCATCGGAAGGTACGAACACAGCCTTGACAGCAAGGGAAGAATAAGCGTTCCAGCCAAAATTCGTGACACTCTCCGGGAGGATTACAAGGACGAGCGGCTCATTCTGACCTGCTACGAACATTACCTGGTGGCATATCCTGTCCAGGAGTGGCTTCAGATCGGTCAGAAAATCCGTCAGGCCCCGAACATGGAGCAGGGGGTAAGTGACTTTATGCGGATTCTCTTCTCCAATGCTTCCGAAGTGAGCTTTGACCGTCAGGGAAGGATCCTGATCCCACCTCAGATGCGGGCAAAAGCGGCTATCGATAAAGATGTGGTCATGGTCGGGGTGATGAACAAAATTGAAATCTGGGCTCAAGACAAGTGGCTTGAGTATGAGAACACGGTTCAACTGGATCGGGCACGGTTGGCCAGCTTCGGTATTTAA
- a CDS encoding MBL fold metallo-hydrolase has protein sequence MSMDLWVFDVGRGLCVAVRSPNGYLCVIDCGRSDDFSPIEWLATQEWTRHRNFQLTMLIITHPHVDHIADIENVTNRLKPYMILRRKDLDRKKVISGGSNQSAAMKHYMENYMPPKYNSTVNDTDKPDWGDGFAISSYCLGEAKASEISATDSAYVNNTSYVNVITYRNYCFALPGDIESEGMAALLGQSQGLCSAIKSGVDFYLSPHHGHPSGFATEWFNVAGATRIMNIASERRKSEREEESQTKADTRYSDNNFCCGNNPQQKRLVSTKTHGHIHIWITDDGKWGWKAAK, from the coding sequence ATGAGCATGGACCTTTGGGTATTTGATGTCGGTCGCGGTTTGTGTGTCGCTGTTAGGTCCCCGAACGGCTACCTTTGCGTCATAGACTGCGGGCGCTCCGATGATTTCTCACCGATTGAATGGCTTGCGACACAAGAATGGACTCGCCACAGGAACTTCCAACTGACGATGCTGATCATCACCCATCCGCATGTTGATCACATCGCCGACATCGAGAACGTAACCAACCGGTTGAAACCGTACATGATTCTTCGCCGAAAGGACTTGGATCGGAAGAAGGTCATTAGCGGTGGCAGTAATCAGAGTGCTGCGATGAAGCATTACATGGAAAACTACATGCCCCCGAAGTACAACTCCACGGTCAACGATACAGACAAGCCCGATTGGGGCGATGGTTTTGCGATAAGTTCCTATTGCCTCGGCGAGGCCAAGGCCTCCGAGATCAGCGCAACAGATAGTGCTTACGTCAACAACACTTCCTATGTGAACGTCATAACGTATAGGAACTACTGCTTTGCCTTGCCGGGGGATATTGAGTCGGAAGGAATGGCCGCTCTGCTCGGCCAAAGCCAGGGTCTATGCTCCGCAATAAAGTCGGGCGTGGACTTCTATCTTTCACCCCACCACGGCCATCCCTCTGGATTTGCCACCGAGTGGTTCAACGTGGCTGGTGCAACCAGGATTATGAATATTGCCTCGGAACGACGGAAAAGTGAGCGAGAAGAAGAGTCGCAAACGAAGGCCGATACAAGATACTCGGATAATAACTTCTGTTGTGGAAACAACCCGCAGCAAAAGCGTTTAGTTTCTACGAAAACACATGGCCACATCCACATTTGGATTACCGATGATGGCAAATGGGGATGGAAGGCTGCAAAGTGA
- a CDS encoding helicase-related protein, which translates to MSSSLLTSQIGQRISLPGHFDVPVVLEDARPLGSDDSAGYECRVRLPDGSLEEAVISAEEVVAVLGKEPDEAKVETPVDAEKLRLLIESARVRLAYAHDQQFAVSLSGIRTLPHQIEAVYQAMLPQPRLRFLLADDPGAGKTIMAGLLVKELKLREAIERILILCPAPLTIQWQDEMLRWFGEPFDIIFSAVDQQQLTNPWQRSSQIIASIDYAKQDDVRERVWQQRWDLVIIDEAHKCSARTASGGQNRESKVATTKRYDLASRLTSQADHVLLLTATPHHGDEDKFAHFLRLIDPDLFPEPHRLGKQATAIRKDVFRLGKDSPWSLRRLKEDLKDANGKRLFPDRHTNTVTFCLNNDEYILYKSVTAYINEFIPQQTGQRRSSAALTRTVLQRRLVSSTCAIHESIKRRLKKQEDLLEELEGLTPAQRAKRLAALQGRLPDAEQDEDDLDDAVRDQLVDEYTAALELEQLRAEISALKELVEQARRVRENANDSKLAALKKCLGEAQFMDLKDGRGKLLIFTEHRDTLGYVRDHLERWGFSTCEIHGGMNPHERKRAQEVFRTGAQVCIATEAAGEGINLQFCHLMINYDMPWNPTRLEQRLGRIHRIGQDRDVYAFNFVATDSEDGQPIVEGRILHRLLEKLDQMNEALEGRVFDVIGEVLSLNDVNLPDMLRDAAYDPRRLDEYLDQIDRINPAKLKEYEEATGIALARSHVDFSAFQRRNLEVEERRLMPRYVEAQFVAAAREVGLRIEPRADGLWRVEHVLADLRSERLRSVQKVGKAESSYRKITFHKHHLEQDAHVDAVLMGPGHPLYAAVDEKLNERLAGMIGGTGFFVDPLCREPYRIHLFEISIRGKDSKGNDVPLYGELVAVREERGHYEVIPSDILLNLAAHPHPPQKIEPAPTQGASDFLKATYQLECRARCQSERQHFALVCREYLEKSFKARIDRAQERAMLLAAEVFSKPEYKLPADEARKYIDELQRARQERLDGLKRLEIARTGPVKHVGTAFVLAPDADTQAQLADLADELDPNIRRQSEIAAEDKVIEALVAEGFPQDRIERVGHLKLGFDIRAHKIADEATGEVFVKRVEVKGRLRGQPIRLTTNEWYKAQQLAETYWLYVVWGPLGDSPELVRIHNPVAKLDHAKREIVAARFYEIPADAVNQAAMRNE; encoded by the coding sequence ATGAGTAGCAGTCTGCTCACATCTCAGATAGGGCAGCGGATATCCCTTCCCGGACATTTCGATGTTCCCGTGGTCCTGGAAGATGCGCGACCGCTCGGTTCTGATGATTCGGCAGGCTATGAGTGTCGCGTTCGTCTTCCCGACGGCTCATTGGAAGAGGCCGTCATCTCCGCGGAAGAGGTCGTGGCTGTCCTTGGAAAGGAGCCTGACGAAGCCAAAGTAGAAACTCCTGTGGACGCCGAGAAGCTTCGACTCCTGATCGAGTCGGCCCGAGTCCGTCTGGCTTACGCGCATGACCAGCAGTTTGCCGTAAGTCTTTCAGGCATCCGCACCCTGCCACATCAGATCGAAGCAGTGTACCAAGCGATGCTTCCGCAGCCCAGGTTGCGGTTTCTGCTGGCGGATGATCCTGGAGCCGGCAAGACGATCATGGCCGGGCTTCTGGTAAAGGAGCTGAAACTTCGCGAGGCGATTGAGCGCATTCTTATCCTGTGCCCCGCCCCGCTCACCATACAGTGGCAGGACGAGATGCTCCGCTGGTTCGGCGAGCCTTTCGACATCATCTTTTCCGCTGTCGACCAACAGCAATTGACCAATCCATGGCAGAGGTCTTCACAGATCATCGCTTCCATTGACTACGCCAAGCAAGATGACGTGCGCGAGCGCGTCTGGCAACAGCGGTGGGACCTCGTCATCATCGACGAGGCCCACAAGTGTTCGGCCAGGACAGCCTCAGGCGGACAGAATCGAGAATCCAAGGTTGCGACAACGAAGCGCTATGATCTGGCGTCGCGTCTCACATCTCAGGCGGACCACGTCCTCCTCCTGACTGCCACGCCCCACCATGGGGATGAAGACAAGTTCGCTCATTTCCTTCGGCTCATTGATCCGGACCTGTTTCCGGAACCACACCGCCTCGGGAAACAGGCCACAGCAATCCGCAAAGACGTTTTCCGCCTCGGTAAGGATTCGCCGTGGTCTCTCCGGAGGCTGAAAGAAGATCTTAAGGACGCGAATGGAAAACGGCTCTTCCCGGACCGGCATACCAACACCGTCACTTTCTGCCTGAACAACGACGAGTACATCCTTTACAAGAGCGTTACCGCTTACATCAACGAGTTTATCCCGCAGCAGACCGGGCAAAGACGTTCCTCCGCAGCGCTGACCCGAACTGTCCTGCAACGCAGGTTGGTGAGCTCCACATGCGCCATTCACGAGTCGATCAAGCGGCGGTTGAAAAAGCAGGAGGATCTCCTGGAGGAGCTTGAGGGGCTTACTCCGGCCCAGCGCGCCAAGCGATTGGCCGCTTTGCAGGGTCGCCTGCCGGATGCCGAGCAGGATGAAGACGATCTCGACGATGCGGTACGTGATCAATTGGTCGATGAGTACACGGCCGCGCTGGAACTTGAACAGTTGCGCGCGGAAATCTCCGCCCTCAAGGAACTCGTCGAGCAGGCGCGAAGGGTTCGTGAAAACGCGAACGATTCCAAACTGGCCGCATTGAAGAAGTGCCTCGGCGAGGCGCAGTTCATGGACCTGAAGGATGGCCGGGGAAAGCTCCTGATCTTCACGGAACACCGGGATACCCTCGGCTACGTGCGCGATCATCTTGAACGATGGGGTTTCAGTACCTGCGAAATCCACGGCGGCATGAACCCCCATGAACGTAAGCGAGCTCAGGAGGTTTTCAGAACCGGGGCGCAGGTATGCATCGCAACGGAGGCCGCCGGCGAAGGGATCAATCTCCAATTCTGCCACCTAATGATCAATTACGACATGCCCTGGAACCCGACCCGGCTGGAACAGCGCCTGGGCCGTATTCATCGCATCGGTCAGGACCGGGACGTTTACGCTTTCAACTTCGTGGCCACGGACTCCGAAGACGGCCAGCCCATCGTTGAAGGCCGGATTCTCCACCGCCTTCTGGAAAAGCTGGACCAGATGAACGAGGCCCTCGAAGGCCGTGTTTTCGATGTAATCGGCGAAGTGCTGTCGCTGAACGACGTAAACCTCCCGGACATGCTCCGTGACGCGGCCTATGATCCCAGGCGGCTCGATGAGTACCTCGATCAGATTGACCGCATCAATCCGGCCAAGCTCAAAGAATACGAGGAAGCCACGGGCATTGCCCTCGCGCGCAGCCACGTGGATTTTTCAGCATTCCAGCGCCGGAACCTCGAGGTCGAAGAGCGTCGGCTCATGCCTCGATATGTGGAAGCGCAGTTCGTCGCTGCTGCTCGGGAAGTGGGCCTTCGGATCGAGCCGAGGGCCGACGGGTTGTGGCGCGTTGAGCATGTCCTTGCAGATCTTCGCTCTGAACGTCTTCGCTCCGTCCAGAAGGTCGGGAAAGCCGAATCGTCCTACCGAAAGATCACCTTCCACAAACACCACCTTGAACAGGATGCTCACGTTGACGCTGTACTGATGGGGCCGGGGCATCCGCTCTATGCGGCGGTGGATGAGAAACTCAACGAGCGGCTGGCGGGGATGATCGGCGGGACCGGTTTCTTCGTCGATCCTCTGTGCAGAGAACCCTATCGTATCCACCTTTTTGAGATATCGATTCGTGGCAAGGATTCGAAGGGAAACGACGTGCCGCTCTATGGCGAGCTTGTGGCCGTTCGGGAGGAGCGCGGGCATTACGAGGTCATCCCGAGCGACATCCTCCTCAACCTTGCGGCGCATCCGCATCCGCCGCAGAAGATCGAACCGGCTCCCACGCAAGGGGCCTCCGATTTTCTTAAAGCGACCTACCAGCTCGAGTGCCGCGCCCGTTGTCAGAGCGAACGGCAGCATTTCGCGCTGGTTTGCCGGGAATACCTGGAAAAGTCGTTCAAGGCCCGGATCGACCGCGCCCAGGAGCGGGCCATGCTGCTTGCCGCGGAGGTCTTCTCGAAACCGGAGTACAAGCTACCTGCAGACGAGGCCAGGAAATATATAGATGAGCTTCAGCGCGCACGCCAGGAACGCCTCGACGGTTTAAAACGGCTTGAGATTGCCAGAACCGGGCCGGTCAAGCATGTGGGGACGGCCTTTGTCCTCGCTCCCGATGCCGACACCCAAGCCCAACTCGCCGATCTGGCCGACGAACTCGATCCGAATATTCGCCGGCAGAGCGAGATCGCTGCGGAGGACAAGGTTATTGAAGCGCTGGTCGCGGAGGGCTTCCCCCAAGACCGAATCGAGCGAGTCGGCCATCTGAAGTTGGGGTTCGACATCCGCGCCCACAAGATCGCCGATGAAGCCACCGGCGAGGTCTTCGTCAAGAGAGTCGAGGTCAAAGGACGCCTGCGGGGGCAGCCGATCAGGCTTACCACCAACGAGTGGTACAAGGCCCAGCAACTGGCCGAGACCTACTGGCTCTATGTGGTCTGGGGACCCCTGGGCGATTCGCCTGAACTTGTGCGCATCCACAATCCCGTTGCCAAGCTCGACCACGCCAAGAGGGAGATCGTGGCTGCGAGGTTCTATGAAATACCGGCGGATGCGGTGAATCAGGCGGCAATGAGGAACGAATGA
- a CDS encoding MBL fold metallo-hydrolase has protein sequence MTLQMAVFNVGRGLCVAFITPNRYLILVDCGSSEDFSPVRLLRDCQTNSVLGQGRLAFTPWANADLAYFMITHPHSDHISDIENLRTLLKPSIIIHRPDLDWQRVGSSNRENRPLESYRRNFFWPWDYYHQVVSQPALGGDMSFQYYWLPLDLISAISSTDTDYVNNSSYVSVIKYAGRTIALTGDMTAEGMKWLLAINSRFRSSITGNAIRPGVDILVAPHHGHPNGFCSGWFDNAGPTRYFNIVSERTARPGEQSGQTQVDSRYSQREFSLGQNQHDRRMFSTRTDGSVLVWIGQDGTCTYETIANR, from the coding sequence ATGACGCTTCAGATGGCCGTCTTCAATGTTGGTAGAGGGTTGTGTGTCGCTTTTATCACTCCCAACCGCTATCTCATCTTGGTGGACTGCGGTAGCTCTGAGGACTTTTCCCCTGTTCGTTTACTACGCGACTGCCAGACAAACTCTGTGCTGGGGCAAGGAAGACTCGCGTTCACTCCTTGGGCAAACGCCGATTTGGCCTATTTCATGATTACGCATCCCCACTCCGACCACATTAGCGACATTGAGAACCTACGAACGCTTCTGAAACCGTCGATCATAATTCACCGCCCTGATTTGGACTGGCAACGCGTAGGGAGTTCGAACCGGGAGAACAGACCATTGGAATCTTACAGGCGGAATTTCTTCTGGCCCTGGGATTACTATCATCAAGTGGTTTCTCAGCCAGCCCTGGGCGGAGACATGTCTTTCCAATACTACTGGCTTCCCTTGGATCTGATTTCCGCCATTTCAAGTACGGACACCGACTATGTAAACAACTCCTCCTACGTCTCAGTCATAAAATACGCTGGCCGCACAATTGCCCTGACCGGCGACATGACTGCGGAGGGGATGAAGTGGCTTCTGGCAATCAATTCCAGGTTCCGCTCCAGCATCACAGGGAATGCCATAAGGCCTGGAGTGGATATCCTTGTGGCACCACACCACGGGCACCCGAACGGATTCTGTTCCGGGTGGTTTGATAACGCGGGTCCCACACGTTACTTCAACATCGTCTCCGAGAGAACCGCTCGCCCAGGAGAGCAATCGGGTCAGACACAGGTTGATTCCAGATACTCTCAGCGTGAGTTCAGCCTTGGCCAGAATCAGCATGACCGTCGGATGTTCTCGACCAGAACGGACGGAAGCGTTCTCGTGTGGATTGGGCAGGACGGCACTTGTACATACGAGACCATCGCGAACAGGTGA
- a CDS encoding gamma-glutamylcyclotransferase family protein yields MNPMNQAMNPTEPLKPNTNGMPRLFVYGTLKRGFWNHDRFCRGVLAVEDAVVRGRLFETSSGIPVLEVPEEDILAVGTTNPLADVATQAHVTARMSNPEPTPDRLPKKGTGAAWGPMYGELLAFDDPVIRLPAIDRLEGFHPGGPCLYRRVLVPVWINGTVLPAWLYVVGDRWTGSVKELTGGIWR; encoded by the coding sequence ATGAACCCCATGAACCAGGCAATGAACCCAACAGAACCCTTGAAGCCGAACACAAACGGAATGCCGAGACTCTTCGTCTACGGCACCCTGAAGCGCGGTTTCTGGAACCACGACCGCTTCTGCCGGGGAGTCCTGGCGGTGGAGGACGCCGTGGTCCGCGGCCGCCTCTTCGAGACATCCTCCGGCATTCCGGTCCTGGAGGTCCCGGAGGAGGACATCCTTGCCGTCGGGACCACCAACCCGCTCGCCGACGTGGCCACACAAGCGCACGTGACGGCCCGCATGTCCAATCCCGAGCCAACCCCCGACCGGCTCCCGAAGAAGGGCACAGGCGCGGCCTGGGGCCCCATGTACGGGGAGCTTCTTGCCTTCGACGATCCCGTGATCCGCCTCCCGGCCATCGACCGGCTGGAGGGGTTTCACCCCGGCGGTCCCTGCCTCTACCGCCGCGTCCTGGTACCCGTCTGGATAAACGGAACCGTGCTCCCGGCCTGGCTCTATGTGGTGGGGGATCGCTGGACCGGGAGCGTCAAGGAGCTAACCGGCGGAATCTGGCGCTGA
- a CDS encoding helix-turn-helix domain-containing protein: MAAEERWVGVDDVAAHLGVAKDSVYRWIDERGLPAHRVGRLFRFKLSEIDEWVRQDNEREKTPSSVQSRPSSKTQTNRSTAKTRSRKRGGNE, translated from the coding sequence ATGGCCGCTGAAGAACGCTGGGTTGGCGTCGACGATGTGGCCGCCCACCTTGGGGTGGCCAAGGACTCGGTTTATAGATGGATCGATGAACGGGGGCTCCCTGCTCACCGTGTGGGACGGCTCTTTCGTTTCAAGCTATCCGAAATAGACGAGTGGGTGCGCCAAGACAACGAGCGAGAGAAGACTCCAAGTTCCGTCCAAAGCCGACCCTCCTCGAAAACCCAGACGAATCGCTCAACAGCAAAGACACGTTCACGGAAGAGGGGCGGGAATGAGTAG
- a CDS encoding penicillin-binding protein 2, which produces MAAQRKRVKKPSKPPNTRGRIMVLQAALMLIMVLLAVRLYQLQITQHDFYARKVLPRGKHEPARSASSRRGGIYDRQGRELAVSIRLSSVYGIPGQLRAEERENIRRVCNILQVEPGSLEHKLESRQHFIWLKRKITPQVADRLEELNLAGIGFREENQRYYPARELAAQVLGFTGMDNHGLEGAELYYDQALSEAGLNEGGALAAISAPGADIGNLPKPAGACNILLTIDKVIQYQTEKELIAACTAAQAKAGTAIVMEVKSGHVLAMANWPQFNPNSFSKYPVRFRRNRCLTDAFEPGSIFKIFLAAAALETGRVGPNTVIFCENGVFHIGRRMIRDTHKHGMLTFSEVIKMSSNIGSAKVGLSLDREKFYTTLKELGFGSETGIRLPGEARGIVPPLRKWTDLTTANISFGHGILVTPLQIITAVSCLANEGWWREPAIVQGLMNEEGEVFDVPDPGPVRRVVSRNTCRTLIGMLEGVVRDGTGTAADIPGYRVAGKTGTAQKVDPVTRRYSQELFNSSFVGFFPANAPQIAILVTIDEPMGEHLAGIVAAPVFRRIAKSVISYLNIPPVQERGTPAADSLLRLADGAAGSSQRGGAGINGGTGTMEKGR; this is translated from the coding sequence ATGGCCGCACAGAGAAAAAGGGTGAAAAAACCGTCCAAGCCCCCTAACACCAGAGGGCGGATTATGGTTCTTCAGGCTGCCCTTATGCTGATCATGGTCCTTTTGGCTGTCCGGCTCTACCAGCTTCAGATTACTCAACACGATTTTTATGCCCGGAAAGTCCTGCCGAGAGGAAAACATGAACCTGCTCGGTCCGCAAGCTCTCGCCGGGGCGGGATCTACGACCGGCAGGGCCGTGAATTGGCCGTGAGTATCAGGCTGAGCTCAGTTTACGGCATCCCTGGACAACTGCGGGCAGAAGAGCGGGAAAACATCCGCAGGGTCTGCAATATCCTGCAGGTCGAGCCGGGCTCTTTGGAGCATAAACTGGAGTCCCGGCAGCATTTTATCTGGCTCAAGAGAAAGATTACCCCTCAGGTGGCTGATCGGCTGGAAGAGCTGAATCTTGCCGGGATCGGCTTCCGGGAGGAAAATCAGCGGTATTATCCGGCCAGGGAGCTTGCCGCCCAGGTACTTGGATTTACCGGGATGGATAATCATGGGCTTGAAGGAGCTGAGCTTTACTACGATCAGGCGCTTTCCGAAGCCGGGCTGAATGAGGGTGGTGCACTTGCCGCGATATCCGCTCCGGGAGCGGATATCGGGAATCTGCCCAAACCCGCTGGAGCATGCAACATCCTTTTAACCATCGACAAGGTTATTCAGTATCAGACGGAAAAAGAGCTGATTGCGGCCTGCACAGCCGCACAGGCAAAGGCCGGTACAGCCATTGTCATGGAAGTGAAAAGCGGCCATGTACTGGCCATGGCCAACTGGCCGCAGTTCAATCCCAACAGCTTTTCAAAATACCCCGTCAGGTTCCGGCGAAACCGCTGTCTTACCGATGCCTTTGAGCCGGGATCGATTTTTAAGATTTTTCTGGCGGCTGCCGCTCTGGAGACCGGAAGGGTTGGCCCGAATACTGTCATCTTTTGTGAAAACGGGGTCTTTCATATTGGTCGCCGGATGATCCGCGACACCCATAAGCACGGGATGCTGACCTTTAGTGAGGTGATCAAGATGTCCAGCAACATCGGCTCGGCCAAGGTCGGCCTGTCACTGGACAGGGAGAAGTTCTATACCACCTTGAAAGAGCTTGGATTCGGCTCTGAAACCGGCATCCGGCTGCCGGGAGAGGCCAGGGGAATTGTTCCTCCGCTCAGAAAATGGACAGACCTGACAACAGCCAATATTTCCTTTGGACATGGCATCCTGGTCACACCATTGCAGATCATCACCGCTGTCTCCTGCCTGGCCAATGAAGGCTGGTGGAGAGAGCCGGCGATTGTGCAGGGCCTGATGAACGAAGAGGGAGAAGTGTTCGATGTTCCTGACCCCGGTCCGGTCCGCAGAGTGGTTTCCCGGAACACGTGCCGGACTCTGATCGGAATGCTCGAAGGGGTAGTCAGGGATGGAACCGGCACGGCTGCTGATATTCCGGGCTACCGGGTAGCGGGAAAAACGGGGACGGCCCAGAAGGTTGACCCAGTGACCCGGCGTTATTCCCAGGAGCTTTTTAATTCTTCCTTTGTCGGCTTCTTTCCGGCCAATGCACCGCAGATAGCCATTCTGGTGACCATTGACGAGCCGATGGGGGAACACCTGGCCGGGATCGTGGCAGCGCCGGTATTTCGCAGAATCGCAAAGAGCGTCATCAGCTATTTGAATATTCCTCCGGTTCAGGAAAGAGGGACTCCTGCAGCGGATTCGCTGTTGCGTCTGGCTGACGGGGCGGCAGGATCATCGCAGAGGGGTGGTGCCGGTATCAATGGCGGTACCGGGACTATGGAAAAGGGGAGATGA
- a CDS encoding septum formation initiator family protein, with protein sequence MVAGKGLQNQTPHRELSPHALRRLAGNVVVIILMVLVGLFLVWRPIQAARIVRDIERLNGLKAELIEINARLKLERATLTRLDRVEELARREYGFIDPNKSQIFDVFIKDSTS encoded by the coding sequence ATGGTAGCCGGTAAGGGATTGCAGAACCAGACTCCCCATCGGGAATTATCGCCCCATGCTCTGCGCAGGCTTGCGGGAAATGTTGTCGTGATTATCCTCATGGTTCTTGTGGGTTTGTTTCTTGTCTGGCGGCCGATTCAGGCGGCGCGGATAGTCAGGGATATTGAGCGGTTAAATGGACTGAAGGCTGAACTGATTGAAATAAATGCCCGCTTGAAACTGGAGAGGGCGACCCTGACCCGTCTCGACCGGGTGGAAGAGCTGGCCAGAAGGGAATATGGGTTTATCGATCCGAATAAGAGTCAGATTTTTGATGTTTTCATAAAGGATTCCACATCCTGA